DNA from Numida meleagris isolate 19003 breed g44 Domestic line chromosome 24, NumMel1.0, whole genome shotgun sequence:
CCTACCAAGTATTTGTTTGTGCCATCGGGCCGTCAGTCTGGATGGCCGTAGCACGAGTTGTGTCAAAGACATGGGCAGGTGGAGGGACACGTATCAATTGCTTACGTGTGCTGTTGTCACGGGGAGTCCTGCTAGTTTACCTGATGTCTCCAGCAAGGGAGTCGTGGGAGGGTAATAGACTACGTTCCGTCTTGTTGGTACTATGCTACTTAAGGCAGGATGGTATGAAGGAGAGAAGTAAGATGGCAAAAGATGAGCCAGGCCCGCTCCTGGCGAGAGCAATAATTAATTTGAGAGAGATTCTAAACTCCAGGAGCAGAAGTGCCCTGACTGGAAAGGTGATTTTTAACAGAATGTGAGTAAGCGTAGTGCTAGAGTGATGATGCTGGCCTTGAGACACTAAAGTCCAGCCTGAAGCTTCAGGGTTAGGAGGCTAGGAGAAAAGAGCTCCAGTCATCAGGACCATGTTAAATCAAGGCCCCAGAGTCACAGCCTGACATcccctgcagtgctgagaaacTCATCAACGCTTGGCTGTCACAGCCTGACATcccctgcagtgctgagaaacTCATCAACGCTTGGCTGTCACAGCCTGACATcccctgcagtgctgagaaCCNNNNNNNNNNNNNNNNNNNNNNNNNNNNNNNNNNNNNNNNNNNNNNNNNNNNNNNNNNNNNNNNNNNNNNNNNNNNNNNNNNNNNNNNNNNNNNNNNNNNGCAGCTCCGCTCCTCCCGGGGGGGTCCGCGCGGCCCCGGGGCTCCAGGACAGCGCCGCGGCCCCggggccgctccccgccgccaTCCCGGAGCCGCCGTCCCGCTGCCGCCGCCCGCCGGAGCTccggggaggagggggaagggcGGGACCGGGCGCGGCTCCGCCCCGGGAACTCGGGGAAAGCCCCGGGGACGTGGGAGGGGCCGGGGGCGGCTCCGAGAGGGAACGGGAGGCAGAGAGCGGGCGGGACAACGCGGCCCGGCCCCGGTCCCCCCCCACCGCGCTGCTCCGTGCCCCAACCTCcggggcaggggcagccccaTCCCAAGCGGCGCAGCGGGGGCTCGGGGCACCCCCACCCCGCTCCCACCCCCACCGAGCGCAGGGGACGTGGGACACGCAGCGGTGACACGCAGCCGACAACACCAGCATTTATTGCACGGCCCCGGCCCGGGGGAACCGCGCTGCCCCCAGCGcagagcagcacccacagcccccaggGGACAGCGCGCGTCCGTGGGGTGACAGCTCCATGGGGGGGGGACACCGCGTCCGTGGGGTGAGAGCGGGGCAGCATCCCATGGATCCACGCCGTGTCCGTGGGGTGAGACCGGGGCAGAGTCCCATGGATCCACGCCGTGTCCGTGGGGTGACGGCTCCGGGTGGGACATCGCCTCCGCGGGTGGCAGCCGGGTGCGGGTCCCATGGGTGCTGGCTCCTGGTCTCGTGCCACGTGCGGGGGCTGCTGGGCAGCGCTGTCCCGGTGGTGCGGTCCCCGTGCTGTCCCGGCGGTGCGGTCCCCGTGCTGTCCCGACGGTGCGGTCCCCGCGCTCAGATGGACTCGATCTGTTTGCGCACTTTCTCCAGCGCCCTGCGGTCCAGCGCCCGTTGCCTCCACACCACCAGCACGGCGCAGGCGGCGGCCACGCACATCATGGAGCCCACGAAGCGCCAGAAGATCCGCGCCTCCATCACGGCCGAGCGGCAGCTGCGCGGCCCCGGCGTCAGCCCCGGAGAGCGGAGCTTTGCGGGCTCtgcccccccccggccccgcacccaCCTCTTGTATTCGTCCCGCTTGGAGGCGGCGCAGCTGATCTTCTCCACGAAGCCCGTGGGGCCGCACTCGGGGATGCTCTTCTNNNNNNNNNNNNNNNNNNNNNNNNNNNNNNNNNNNNNNNNNNNNNNNNNNNNNNNNNNNNNNNNNNNNNNNNNNNNNNNNNNNNNNNNNNNNNNNNNNNNNNNNNNNNNNNNNNNNNNNNNNNNNNNNNNNNNNNNNNNNNNNNNNNNNNNNNNNNNNNNNNNNNNNNNNNNNNNNNNNNNNNNNNNNNNNNNNNNNNNNNNNNNNNNNNNNNNNNNNNNNNNNNNNNNNNNNNNNNNNNNNNNNNNNNNNNNNNNNNNNNNNNNNNNNNNNNNNNNNNNNNNNNNNNNNNNNNNNNNNNNNNNNNNNNNNNNNNNNNNNNNNNNNNNNNNNNNNNNNNNNNNNNNNNNNNNNNNNNNNNNNNNNNNNNNNNNNNNNNNNNNNNNNNNNNNNNNNNNNNNNNNNNNNNNNNNNNNNNNNNNNNNNNNNNNNNNNNNNNNNNNNNNNNNNNNNNNNNNNNNNNNNNNNNNNNNNNNNNNNNNNNNNNNNNNNNNNNNNNNNNNNNNNNNNNNNNNNNNNNNNNNNNNNNNNNNNNNNNNNNNNNNNNNNNNNNNNNNNNNNNNNNNNNNNNNNNNNNNNNNNNNNNNNNNNNNNNNNNNNNNNNNNNNNNNNNNNNNNNNNNNNNNNNNNNNNNNNNNNNNNNNNNNNNNNNNNNNNNNNNNNNNNNNNNNNNNNNNNNNNNNNNNNNNNNNNNNNNNNNNNNNNNNNNNNNNNNNNNNNNNNNNNNNNNNNNNNNNNNNNNNNNNNNNNNNNNNNNNNNNNNNNNNNNNNNNNNNNNNNNNNNNNNNNNNNNNNNNNNNNNNNNNNNNNNNNNNNNNNNNNNNNNNNNNNNNNNNNNNNNNNNNNNNNNNNNNNNNNNNNNNNNNNNNNNNNNNNNNNNNNNNNNNNNNNNNNNNNNNNNNNNNNNNNNNNNNNNNNNNNNNNNNNNNNNNNNNNNNNNNNNNNNNNNNNNNNNNNNNNNNNNNNNNNNNNNNNNNNNNNNNNNNNNNNNNNNNNNNNNNNNNNNNNNNNNNNNNNNNNNNNNNNNNNNNNNNNNNNNNNNNNNNNNNNNNNNNNNNNNNgggggcggggggagccggGTCGGGCCCGCCGCCATCTCCTCGGGCGCGGGGGCGCAAGatggcggcgggcgggcgctgagtgctgtgcccacagctggcCAAGGACCTGCTGCACCCCTCCCCGGAGGAGGAGAAGCGTAAGCACAAGAAGAAGCGCCTGGTGCAGAGCCCCAACTCCTACTTCATGGACGTCAAGTGCCCAGGTAGGGAGGGGGAGGGCGGGGATCGCTCCTCGGCCCGTGCCCACGGCTCGGGGCCGCCGCAGCGCCCGCCCGACGCCGCGCTTCTCCCGCAGGCTGCTACAAGATCACCACCGTGTTCAGCCACGCGCAGACCGTGGTGCTCTGCGTGGGCTGCTCCACCGTGCTGTGCCAGCCCACGGGCGGCAAGGCTCGCCTCACAGAAGGTGGGTGAGCGCCGGCCGGGCCGCGTTTCCCTCTCCCCGTGTCCCCGGGGCTTTGTCCCCCTTCGGGTCCCAGCTGCGGGGGCTCCGCTTCCCTCGGTGTCGGCACGCTGCGGGGCACCTCGGCACCGACGCTCGCAGCTCGGGGGTCGCTCACTTGTGTGCTTCCCCTCCCCAGGATGCTCCTTCCGAAGAAAGCAGCATTAAGCCCCCGGCGCCGGGATGGCTGGGGCTACGCGCACAGCGCGGGCCGCACCGCACGGAGGTGACCACGGAGCCACGCGCCCGGGGCCGGGGGAGGCCGCCCGGGAGCGTGACTTGAACTGTCCCTGTAGCCCCACTCATCTTGCTGTCAATAAATTTTGGATAAAACAGACGCCGTTGAATTGCCTTTAATGTGTTCGCCGTTGTGGGAGGGGGATGGGGCTGATCCTGAACCGTCCCCATCTTCCCCTCAACGCTTAACTGACAAAAATAACGGGTTCTTCACCTTCACAGTTCAGGGCAGGAGGTAACTTGGGGTAAACAGAGCTCCCTTCCATCCCCGTCGGAACGAAGCTGCCGCTGTGCAGTGCAGGGGCACGGCCCGGTTCAGCTCCGCACGCTCCACAGCCCCAGCTGCGTCCTGGGGCCTCCCTGCATGGAGCTGCCGGGCTGGGAGGAGCCTGCACGGGGAAATAAAAGCGCTGCCCCCAACATCCGAGTGCTCTGAGCTCttgggggggcagggggggatGTTCTCTAAACCTCAGAGTCCCCCCACTGTGTTGGAGCTTTCCCTCCGGGGAGGGCTGGCTGCACAGCGGTGGGAACAAACTCCCCGCGCCGTGTTGCCCTGAATCCTGTGTTGGGGCTGGGGGTGTCAGCCCAGCGCTGCCCAACCGGGCCCAGAGAAAAGCCCCGGCTCACCTGCCCGGGGCACAGCCGCGCTGGACACGTAGACGAGGGGCAGGGTCTGCAGCCTGGCCAGGAAGGCGTTGTACGCTGATAAAACAGAACCCACTCAGCACTGCGCCCGCTCTCAGCTGCCAGCTCTTGCGGCCCTAAGAGCTGCCAAGAGGAAAGGATGCGTTTCTGCAGGTGTTAATTAGCAAACTACAGAGCTCCTGCGCTTACCGAGGTACAGAACAGCTGTCGATCCTAAAACAGCAAAGAGAGTGAAGAGGAGAATCTGGTAAGAGCTTGCCAGCTGCTGGTGAATTCCCGCTGCGCCGCACTGCCCTGAGGTGCGAAGCAGAGGGCTCAGCCATGCCGTGCCCTCAGCCCAGCACAACCACGCGCCGCGCTGGGACGGGAGCGCTAAGCCTGGCTGAATTGAGGCACTGTAAGCGGGCACGGGGCTCTGGTGCGCGCGGAGCTGCGGGCACTCACCAGGGGGACACTGCTCAGCGAGAGCTCTCGCTGTCACCACTTCCCTTTGGCCGGTGAGCGCGCAAGAGACGGTGATGGAGGCGGCTGCTGGCCTCTGCTGGAGGGAGCTGAGGTTGAGCACGCGCACCGTGTAGTGCACAAGCCCGGGCTTGTCCGAGAAGAACTCGGCAGGCGTCACCGCCAGGGCTGGAGAGCTGGAGCGAACCTCGGGAACGCAGAAACGCGGCGTCACCCCCCGCGGCCAGCTGCTTCCCAGCGCAGGAAACAGCGATTTCTTTCGGAGCCCCGAGGAACAGAGGGCTGAGGGGGGACTCGCTGCGCTCCCCAACCCGTGGTGCGTGCACATCCCCCCCCCGCGCCCCACGGCAGGCGTCTATTCTGCCCccaggaaaggagagaaagagcaaaGCTCCTCACGTACCTCCAGGTTGTCCAACACTTTGTCAGCCCCCAGCACGCTCAGCACGCCCGTCAGCTGCGTGGCGCTGAAAACCAATTCTGACTGACTGAGGTAGAAGGCGGGGAGGAAAGGAACGAGGATGCTGTGTGTGCCGCCCGGCCCCTGCTCGCTGCCCACAGACACGGCCACACGCACGGAGGTGTCGGCTGTGCTGAGCGCCAGGACGGCTTCACCGCGCTGCGGCTTCGCGGTGATCGCGCAGACGTAGAGGCCTGCATTCAAGACGGGATTCAGAACAGattgaaaacagaacagaaagcgTCAGCGCCACGGAGCCCAGAGCGTGGTGCTTGGATCCCCCAGCTCGCGCCTACCTTCCTGGGTGCTGAATTCTGAGCGCACCAGGAAGACGTCCCCAGCTGGAACGTCCAGCGCGGTGCTGCTGAACGCGACGCGGcactgcaggaagggctgcGCGACGAGGCGCTGCGCGATGGCGCTGAGCTGAGCGGAGCTGCAGGAGCCTGCAGGAAGAAGCCACGAACGAGTCCATCAGCCTCTCGCCTTCAGCACAAGGCGAAGCTTGCCCCGGGGCACGGCCTGCCTTAGCTCGGCCTGTAACCGCCACCCAGGTTTCCCCATCAGCACCACCCTCCTCCCCAGCGGCAGCCCAGCGTCCCGTATCCGCAGAGGCAGCTCCTACCTTGGAGGGTTTCCCTCCCGCTGCTTGTGGCAACGAGAACGTGGAACGCAGACGAACTGGGAGCATTTGTTAAATAGTTTTTCTGACCAGTCCGGAGATTCAACTGGGACGAGCCATTGACGGCGACCTGAAAGATCGAACAGAGACTGCCAAGCCCAAGA
Protein-coding regions in this window:
- the JTB gene encoding protein JTB (The sequence of the model RefSeq protein was modified relative to this genomic sequence to represent the inferred CDS: added 225 bases not found in genome assembly), producing MGTWRGAGPRCCALCALLGALCALLGAGLRPVTAVAAAAAATNEERRSASPAAPCWRREEFVVARECGRCSSFEVKSIPECGPTGFVEKISCAASKRDEYKSCRSAVMEARIFWRFVGSMMCVAAACAVLVVWRQRALDRRALEKVRKQIESI
- the RPS27 gene encoding 40S ribosomal protein S27 (The sequence of the model RefSeq protein was modified relative to this genomic sequence to represent the inferred CDS: added 6 bases not found in genome assembly), which gives rise to MPLAKDLLHPSPEEEKRKHKKKRLVQSPNSYFMDVKCPGCYKITTVFSHAQTVVLCVGCSTVLCQPTGGKARLTEGCSFRRKQH